From Styela clava chromosome 6, kaStyClav1.hap1.2, whole genome shotgun sequence, one genomic window encodes:
- the LOC120330908 gene encoding tribbles homolog 2-like yields MTEISRSEPIAIQRPQRRNFALNLGSADSSTPRQRHDTITRIKDAFDGSLKNGVNASPHLSSPTPPTFVPDGSHQASRIGDYLLVEQVEGHNSGNVYRAVNTNTELEFICKVYKGTDYRQAMRAYSILEPHPNINHIVDIVNGPTSTYFFFQPGMPQVERTKDDKNEKEYGFKADNLHNMTRTQKRLSEEVAAPFFTQVAKAVAHCHKNNIVLRDLKLRKFIFRDPDKTQVMLESLEDVFVLDSEDEEGLVVKHGCLAYISPEMLACTAAALSSGGQSNKTVNGLCAKASDVWSMGVMLYTMLVGRYPFEESQPSALFSKISRGKFIVPDTLSSEARDLIHNLLCRDPSQRFRASDVLIHPWIRKQGHCWDQPRFIMPLGSGGDARMPREHETCSHRTLPSSRNMLSSFACQYTDQVVPDSYVSVEDETMFE; encoded by the exons ATGACGGAGATATCACGTTCGGAACCGATTGCTATACAGCGTCCTCAGCGTAGAAATTTTGCTTTAAATTTGGGATCAGCTGATAGTAGTACGCCACGGCAAAGACATGATACAATAACAAGAATCAAAGATGCTTTTGACGGGTCTTTGAAAAATGGAGTGAATGCCTCACCACATCTTTCATCACCTACACCACCAACTTTTGTACCAGATGGCTCCCACCAAGCATCTAGAATCGGTGATTATCTCCTTGTTGAACAAGTCGAAGGGCATAATTCTGGGAATGTTTACAGAGCTGTAAACACCAACACGGAGTTGGAGTTTATTTGCAAG GTTTATAAAGGAACCGATTACAGACAAGCAATGCGGGCGTATTCTATATTAGAACCTCATCCAAACATCAACCATATCGTTGACATTGTGAATGGTCCAACCAGTACTTATTTCTTTTTTCAACCTGGAATGCCTCAGGTCGAGCGAACGAAAGATGATAAGAATGAAAAAGAATACG GTTTCAAGGCTGACAATCTTCACAATATGACACGAACTCAAAAACGTCTATCAGAAGAAGTTGCGGCCCCCTTCTTCACTCAGGTTGCTAAAGCAGTAGCACACTGCCACAAAAATAACATCGTTCTACGAGACCTCAAGTTACGAAAATTTATATTCAGAGACCCTGACAA aacACAAGTAATGCTGGAAAGCCTTGAAGATGTTTTTGTGCTTGATTCTGAAGATGAGGAAGGTCTTGTTGTCAA ACATGGCTGCTTGGCATACATAAGTCCTGAAATGTTGGCCTGCACTGCGGCTGCACTATCTTCTGGAGGACAGAGTAATAAAACTGTCAATGGGTTATGTGCAAAGGCATCTGATGTATGGAGCATGGGAGTCATGCTATACACAAT gcttGTTGGCAGATACCCTTTTGAAGAATCTCAGCCGTCTGCGcttttttctaaaattagtcgtggcaaattcattgttccagACACCTTGTCATCTGAAGCACGTGATCTAATACACAATCTGCTGTGCAGAGATCCGTCACAAAGGTTTCGTGCATCAGATGTTCTCATACATCCCTGGATTCGGAAACAGGGCCATTGTTGGGACCAACCTCGCTTTATCATGCCTCTTGGATCAGGTGGGGATGCCAGAATGCCACGGGAACATGAGACATGTTCTCATCGGACATTGCCTTCCAGTCGAAACATGTTGTCATCCTTTGCGTGCCAATACACGGACCAAGTGGTGCCGGATTCATATGTTTCAGTTGAAGACGAAACTATGTTTGAATAG